DNA sequence from the Lycium barbarum isolate Lr01 chromosome 5, ASM1917538v2, whole genome shotgun sequence genome:
TTGATGAAGGAGTTTTGAATCTTGTAAAATGATAACTGATCTGCTATAAGGAATATAACTTTTGTACTGACATTACATGTAACTTAATTTCTAACCTAAATAATAATCAAATTGAAATAAAGGATGCTCCTTTTTCAGATTCTGACCCAAAAATAAGGAATTAGTTTTTGGTAGTTTATTTATGATTGTGGAAATTGGTAAGGTAACAAATAGGAGTAATAACAAAACAACTTTTCTTTAGGAAAAACAGCTCAGCAATTTCTTTTTGGGGTTTCCCGCTGTTTTTGTTTTAAAATTTGTttgcaaaaaaaaagaagaaggatatttttcaaaaataattGCTCCAAGATACATTTTCCCAATTAAATCAGCATAAATTATTATAACAGTAGTCGTAATCTTAATATCTGTGTAAACTTAAACTGATTGAGCTTGTTGCTTTTCATATACGTAAGAAAGATGAAAggtttaattaattattttcattAAAATTATAACTGATCAGTGTTGTTATGTGACGACCTATTTGTGAGTCAAATGGAATTGATTCATTGTGCAATTTTTTGCAGTTATTTGATTTTGCTAAAAAGTTCCCAGGCGAGTACCAAACTAGCATTTCTGTGGCAGGTCAATTCTACAGTAGCTCCGGTTATGAGGTAAAATTAATGCATACTACTCCTCAATCTCAATTTATATGGCGTTGTTTGACTTGACATACaatttaataaagaaaataaggcTTTTGAAATAAATGATCTAAAACAAATTATAAATATTTGTACGGCTATAAAGTATTTCATTAAGggacaaataaaaaaattaaagttaaattatttttaaataaaaaataatgacaTTTTTTAagatagactaaaaaggaaactATGTTAAATAAGTGATATCAAGTGTCAGTAACTACGTTCTAAACTTAACTTTTGCACATAACtagtgattttaaaaaaaatacataatttaaactAAAGCTATTTGCTTCCGTCAAATCCATACGCCGGCTTCTAGCTCCACCCCTGAATTATAACAATTGAGGAAAATGGCTATTTTTAAAAAGTGATCTACTCTTGAGAAGCCAATGAGATATCTATGAAAAGTTTTCTCTTCACATGCCATGCTACCACCTTGGAAAATTTATTgtgcttcccttttttttttttttttttagtatatatTCAATTCAAAGTTGCTACATTTTACATCCGagaaattcaaaattttaagtgtCATCAAAGTAGACCCTGAATAGGGTTGTGCAAAAATCGGTTTAACCGataaaattgaaggaaaaaaatattATTGATTTACCGATATAGAGTTATTGAGTTAATGATTTTTATAcgattttgtaattttttttattggacTACCAGTTCGATTATGATTTTTACATTTTTATTAACGGATAATCAGTAACCCAATAAGAATATAAGGTCttattaaaattatatttttaagtATATTTCAGTGATATATCTTTGTGAAGATGCAGGAGGCCAAACCAGTTATGTTTGAAAACTTTGTTGGTCCAGTTTATCGGTTAACCGATTTTTGCACAGCTCTAGATTCAGGGTCTACTTGTGTAAAGCACCAACAACTCCATGCTATGTGGTTTttaattcaaaaaacaaaaaaaaaaacttttcgaAGTATCCTAAATTTCATCTTTAGTTATcagttttttaatttaaaactttttttttaaggcCAAATATTTTCTTTCAAGGTAGTTCGGAGTTTAACTGAATTATTAAGAAGAAATTGAAAAATTGGATAATGAAACGGAAGAATATCTTAAAGAATTTTGATTTGTGTATAATAGAATTAATTTTTGAATTAATGAAAAACAGAAAATAAGAAGAGAGGAAAAGGGTTTAAAAATTAATGAAAaacagaaaatgagaaaaaagaggaaaagaggagagagaaattgaagaggacGAAAAAGAAAGAGGGTGAGAGGATAAAGTGGTGGGCCCTCCATTATAATTTAATTAAATAGTCTCTCACACACCATGTCATACATATGCCTCTCCCATGATAAAAAATTTCGATATCTATATGTTTTCCCCTTCTAAATTGGGCTTGAAACAGGATGAACTATTGTGGGCTGCTGTTTGGTTGCTAAAAGCCACACAAGACAAAAGATACCTGGATTACATCAATGATAAATCCACAAGTTCTGGAGGCACCAGATCCATGTTTTCATGGGATGACAAATATGTTGGTGCTCAACTCCTCATTGCCAAGGTAATCAATTAACTGTTCTCTTGAGTCTATTACTGATCTTTTATACTATTGTTAAGTGATGTTTTATAACTTTAGTAGATATAATATTTATCAAGTTGAATGATCATTTGAAAATTTTAGTTAGAGGTTCAAGAAAATACTAAAATACAACATCTCGAATTTGAACCTATAATCTAAAGAAAATTTTGAACCTTACCTATTAGACTAGAGTTTTCGTTATGTCGAGTGGATTCGACATTAATAATTTACATAAGAGTTTTTGACACTCTTGATCATGCCCAAGCTTACAATCGAAATAGTTCATGTTTTTCACTATTTCAGCCCTTACCCGCATTGGCCCATATTGTATATAATTTGAAAACTAGATCAATTCTCTATTTCCCTTCTTCAACCCAGACACCTCCTGATTGTTTGTTTACAGATTAATTTGTTATTGTGTCTAGAGCTCAAATCATGGTTGTTCTTGTTTTGTTTTGTGAGATTCAGGTGATAAAAATAATATTAGAAAGGAAACTCGCTATTATTGGACAAGCTTGAATTATTGTATGTACTGTTTCTCGTACGTTTCAGCAACATCTAATAGTTTTGGCTTAAATTCTGTGTTGTTgcaaaaaaatcaattttaatATATACTACAAATTATAAATGTAGAACACAGCAACTCCAAAATTCTAAAATCCAGACCCCATAAATCCCGAATCTGTCTCTGATCATTTGCTCATTATAATTCTCCAATGAAGGATATTCAATTGAACTATATATCTTCATTAACTTTATTCTGCCCCTAATCGTGACTATATAAAAGTTAAACTCCCCTCAAAATGGTCGGTAATTAATACACATTATCAATCGTTTGTTTCCATTATATTCATGCAACGAATTACAGGATCTGCTGGAGAAGAAATTTCCAGGGAAGGAGAGTTCGTTGAGTGAATACAAGAAAAATGCAGAGGAATTCATATGCAACTGTATCCAAAAAGGAAACAGCAATGTAAAGAAGAGTAGTGGAGGACTATTATGGTGGCAACGTTGGAATAATCTTCAATATGTCACAACTGCAACATTTGTCATAACCAGTTATGCAGATACATTATCTGCCACTAAAAATTCTTTGCAATGCACTAGTGGAAAGGTGGAACCTTTGCAACTAATCACGTTCGTCAAATCCCAGGTACACACATGTGCATACTTTAATTATCCCAAAACCCAATTAACACGGTCCAAACATTAAACACATGGTattgtttggtatgatggaagtcattttctttatgTTTGATTAGTTGAgttgaaaatattttttgaaatcgaatatattttaaaatttatagaAATATTAGGAAATTggaagtgtttttcaaaaaaaaaaaaaaaaagagtaccaCTAAAAGATTGATAACGATTTCAAAGTGTTGGTTGGAGCAAGTGATATGAAATTATTGTTTAAATAAGAGTTAGAAAAATAGTTGTGCACAGGAAGTCATTTTCGCcattttttatgaaaaatattttgtttGAAATTTAAACCTTTTTTTGATAATCAAGCACCAAAAGTTAATCTCTTCTCGCGAATTAAAAGATTTTTCCGTGAAAATGAATTTCATCGTTCCAAATTatatttctatattttttttcattATCAACAAATATAAAAGAATACTAATAGCCATCAACATGTACTGCAAAAACAGATTTACAACCTCTCTATCTCCACGAGGTGGGTGTAagggtctgcgtacactctaccctctccataCCCTATCTATGGAAATACACCGAATATTATATTGTTGATGTACTATAAAACCAATTTACAATGTCAAGTCATTTTTACATATTGTAGTAAGTAATGGACGTTATTTTCGAGATTACAATCTCACTTTTTATAGAGAGTTATCTATAAATATCTTTTGAATAACTTGGCGTAGAAATGTCTTTACTACACTGTAGGTGTATCCTTCACTAAGAACTTTCCaatttttattattatattaGGTGGATTATATACTTGGTGAAAACCCAAGAAAAATGAGTTACATGGTAGGTTTTGGTACAAATTACCCAAAGAAGATTCATCACAGAGGAGCATCAATTGTGTCAATTAAGAAAGACCGTACTCCAGTGGGCTGCCATGAAGGTTTTACTCTATGGTTCGATAAAAATGCAGCAAATCCAAATGTTTTAGATGGTGCAATTGTTGGTGGACCTGATCTTAGTGATAATTATAATGATGACAGAAATAACTTTCAGCAAGCTGAAGCTGCCACAGCTAATACAGCACCATTAGTTGGAGTTTTAGCCCGATTAGCTAGCTAAACAAATCTTTTCAGATAGAGAttaattagtatttttttttttataagtacACGAAGCTCACTTTTGTGGTTTTCAAATATAATCGGTGATAGTCTCATAGAAAAGCATAATACTATTACTTTATTTTAGAAGAAATGAAATACTATTACTTTATTTTAGAAGAAATGAACCATGATTTTTCAGATTATTCAGCCTCGATTAATATTGTGTGGTTTTTTGAGTTGTCACAAAGGAACTATTAAGGATTTGATAAAATGTCTTGTACGCTTTGGTATAGAAGCTGACATGGCGTGTAAccgttaatttatttattttttaagtaTTATCAATTGATTAGGAtctgtttatatcatgaaaaCTCATAAGGCAACATACCGTTTCAAATTGTTAATAGTATCCTTATATTATTGTTAGATTGTTAGATTGTTAGATTGATATTAACATATTGGAGCCCACCTAACATATTGAAGCCCACCTATGACCTAACCCTTCGATAAATATAATC
Encoded proteins:
- the LOC132640401 gene encoding endoglucanase 12-like; translated protein: MSSKKHFVLGFCLVILFVNAASIDYGTALTKSLLYYEAQRSGKLPPNQRVQWHGDSALKDGKDEGIDLTGGYYDAGDNVKFGFPMAFTVTMLSWSVIEFEHQLNSKNELKNALNAIKWGTDYFIKAHKEPHVLYGEIGDGNSDHQCWERPEDMTTPRNAYKIDEQHPGSDLAGETAAALAAAAIAFSRSDPGYSKQLLTHAKELFDFAKKFPGEYQTSISVAGQFYSSSGYEDELLWAAVWLLKATQDKRYLDYINDKSTSSGGTRSMFSWDDKYVGAQLLIAKDLLEKKFPGKESSLSEYKKNAEEFICNCIQKGNSNVKKSSGGLLWWQRWNNLQYVTTATFVITSYADTLSATKNSLQCTSGKVEPLQLITFVKSQVDYILGENPRKMSYMVGFGTNYPKKIHHRGASIVSIKKDRTPVGCHEGFTLWFDKNAANPNVLDGAIVGGPDLSDNYNDDRNNFQQAEAATANTAPLVGVLARLAS